One stretch of Akkermansia sp. RCC_12PD DNA includes these proteins:
- the gyrB gene encoding DNA topoisomerase (ATP-hydrolyzing) subunit B: MSEDTNEVVETTVSTTAQHEYGAAQIDKLEGLEAVRKRPGMYIGDPDERGLHHCVFEVLDNSIDEHLAGYCSKIDIVIHVDGSISIVDNGRGIPVDMHPKFGIPAVELVLTNLHAGGKFGQGAYKYSGGLHGVGAKCVNALSDWFKAEVRRDGQRYQIKFERGKTTEPLRVVGGCSCEITGTTITFFPDATIFTDTTEFKFDRLTTRLRELAFLNPGLVIELIDEREAPVRRESFYYKEGIVEFVRQLGMNKDVINEEPIAISGVRKVEVEYDGKKMDDDVLVDVVFQYNSTYETNILCFANSIYNGDGGTHLSGFRSALTRVINGYAKSNGLLKEKDPSLSGEDVREGLVAVISVKMPNPRFSSQTKDKLVNTEIEGVVSNVVYEEIKTYFEENPAMAKKIIEKSITAARAREAARKARETVRKSALSIGGLPGKLADCSDRDPAKCELFIVEGDSAGGSAKMGRDRRTQAILPLRGKVLNVEKARLDKALGSKEIQNMITAIGAGIGEGDDEASFKLDRVRYHKIIIMTDADVDGAHIRTLLLTFFCRHMPQLVRAGYLYIAQAPLYRIIRKKKEEYVQDDVALNRKLIELAVNDVTLRMADGSRTFTSEELSTILETLVNLQRYTESVQTQGGSFGDLLTHRDQHGEFPEFLVKIRCGNEEEICYFHDVEALTAFSDENRDLFIFGMPSEEELLANPVPDREGPSRRSITHELHEAKAITRTLVRLAELGIPSNMLVSLDKPLFELVEGEGEKERITPLFSVMDILETVIGIGKRGVEITRFKGLGEMDAKDLFKTTMDPEKRELLRVILNDDNAVRADEMFTILMGDVVEPRKNYIVDHALNVRNLDI, translated from the coding sequence ATGTCCGAAGATACCAACGAGGTTGTTGAAACCACCGTTTCCACGACGGCGCAGCATGAATACGGCGCCGCGCAGATTGATAAATTGGAAGGCCTGGAGGCTGTGCGGAAGAGGCCCGGCATGTACATTGGGGACCCTGATGAGCGCGGCTTGCACCATTGCGTATTTGAAGTTCTGGATAACTCCATTGACGAGCACCTGGCCGGCTACTGCAGCAAGATTGACATTGTGATCCACGTGGACGGCTCCATTTCCATTGTGGACAACGGGCGCGGCATTCCGGTGGATATGCACCCAAAGTTCGGCATTCCCGCCGTGGAACTGGTGCTGACCAATCTGCATGCGGGGGGCAAATTCGGCCAGGGAGCCTACAAATATTCCGGCGGTCTGCACGGGGTGGGCGCCAAGTGCGTGAATGCCCTGTCGGACTGGTTCAAGGCGGAAGTCCGCCGCGACGGCCAGCGCTACCAGATCAAGTTTGAACGCGGCAAGACGACGGAACCCCTGCGTGTGGTGGGCGGCTGCTCCTGTGAAATAACGGGAACCACCATCACCTTCTTTCCGGACGCCACCATTTTCACGGATACCACGGAATTCAAGTTCGACCGCCTGACGACTCGCCTGCGCGAGCTTGCCTTCCTGAACCCCGGGCTGGTCATTGAGCTCATCGACGAACGGGAGGCTCCCGTCCGCCGCGAATCGTTTTACTATAAGGAAGGCATCGTGGAATTCGTCCGCCAGCTCGGAATGAACAAGGATGTCATCAATGAAGAGCCTATTGCCATTTCCGGCGTCCGCAAGGTGGAAGTGGAATACGACGGCAAGAAAATGGACGACGACGTTCTGGTGGACGTGGTCTTCCAGTACAACAGCACGTATGAAACCAACATCCTCTGCTTTGCCAACTCCATCTACAACGGCGACGGCGGTACGCATCTTTCCGGCTTCCGGAGCGCCCTCACGCGCGTGATCAACGGCTATGCCAAATCCAACGGGCTGCTGAAGGAAAAAGACCCCTCCCTGAGCGGGGAGGACGTCCGGGAAGGCCTCGTGGCGGTCATCTCCGTCAAGATGCCCAATCCCCGCTTCTCCTCCCAGACGAAGGACAAGCTGGTGAACACGGAAATTGAGGGCGTGGTGAGCAACGTCGTGTACGAAGAGATCAAGACGTACTTTGAGGAAAACCCGGCGATGGCCAAAAAAATCATCGAAAAGAGCATCACGGCCGCCCGCGCGCGGGAAGCCGCCCGCAAGGCCCGTGAGACGGTGCGTAAAAGCGCCCTTTCCATCGGCGGCCTGCCCGGCAAGCTGGCGGACTGCTCCGACCGGGATCCCGCCAAATGCGAACTCTTCATTGTGGAAGGTGACTCCGCCGGCGGTTCCGCCAAGATGGGACGCGACCGCCGCACGCAGGCCATCCTGCCTCTGCGCGGCAAGGTGCTCAACGTTGAAAAGGCCCGGCTGGACAAAGCCCTGGGGAGCAAGGAAATCCAGAACATGATCACGGCCATTGGCGCCGGGATCGGGGAAGGGGATGACGAAGCCTCCTTCAAGCTGGACCGCGTGCGCTACCACAAAATCATCATCATGACTGACGCCGACGTGGATGGCGCCCACATCCGGACGCTGCTTCTCACCTTCTTCTGCCGCCACATGCCGCAATTGGTGCGCGCCGGGTATCTCTACATCGCCCAGGCTCCCCTCTACCGCATTATCCGCAAGAAAAAGGAGGAATACGTGCAGGATGACGTCGCCCTGAACCGCAAGCTCATTGAGCTGGCCGTCAACGACGTGACGCTGCGCATGGCGGACGGTTCCCGGACGTTTACTTCCGAGGAACTCTCCACCATCCTGGAAACGCTGGTCAACCTTCAGCGCTACACGGAATCCGTACAGACGCAGGGCGGCTCCTTCGGGGACCTGCTCACCCACCGGGACCAGCACGGGGAATTTCCCGAATTCCTCGTCAAAATCCGCTGCGGGAATGAAGAAGAAATATGCTACTTCCATGATGTGGAAGCCCTGACGGCTTTCTCCGACGAGAACAGGGACCTCTTCATCTTCGGGATGCCTTCGGAAGAAGAACTCCTTGCCAATCCCGTTCCGGACCGGGAAGGCCCCAGCCGCCGTTCCATCACGCATGAACTACATGAAGCCAAAGCCATCACCCGCACGCTGGTGCGGCTGGCGGAACTGGGCATACCGTCCAACATGCTCGTTTCCCTGGACAAGCCCCTGTTTGAACTGGTGGAAGGTGAAGGGGAAAAGGAACGGATCACCCCCCTCTTCTCCGTCATGGACATTCTGGAAACCGTCATCGGCATCGGCAAGCGCGGCGTGGAAATCACACGATTCAAGGGTCTCGGTGAAATGGACGCCAAGGACCTGTTCAAGACGACGATGGATCCGGAAAAGCGCGAGCTGCTCCGCGTCATCCTGAATGACGACAACGCCGTGAGGGCTGATGAAATGTTCACCATCCTGATGGGGGACGTCGTGGAACCCCGCAAAAACTACATTGTGGACCACGCCCTCAATGTCCGCAACCTTGACATCTAA
- a CDS encoding lactate utilization protein, whose product MEEPLSLQKCAERLERRGFRSFVVPGLKEAADLMRGLVRELSPASASYGDSMTLKATGILDELNASPDIQFYDGFVPDMDREEKWEIRRRGVTADLFLTGINAVSMKGTLHWVDMVGNRVAPVAFGPRNVILLAGANKLVATPEEARERIRRIAPLNARRHEDFKTPCMYTGTCADCNSPDRLCNIHMSIVKCFPKGRIAVILMEESGGL is encoded by the coding sequence ATGGAAGAACCTCTTTCCCTGCAAAAATGCGCCGAACGTCTGGAACGGCGCGGATTCAGAAGCTTTGTGGTTCCTGGCCTGAAAGAAGCCGCGGACCTGATGCGCGGCCTGGTGCGGGAACTCAGCCCGGCGTCCGCCTCCTATGGGGATTCCATGACCTTGAAAGCCACAGGAATTCTTGATGAACTGAATGCCAGCCCGGATATTCAGTTCTACGACGGTTTCGTTCCGGACATGGACCGGGAGGAAAAATGGGAAATCCGCCGCCGCGGCGTGACGGCGGACCTGTTCCTGACCGGAATCAACGCCGTCAGCATGAAGGGAACCCTGCACTGGGTGGACATGGTGGGCAACCGGGTGGCTCCCGTCGCCTTCGGCCCCCGGAACGTCATCCTGCTGGCGGGCGCCAACAAGCTGGTGGCTACGCCGGAAGAGGCGCGCGAACGCATCCGCCGCATTGCCCCGCTGAACGCCAGGCGCCATGAGGACTTCAAAACTCCCTGCATGTACACGGGAACCTGTGCGGACTGCAACTCTCCGGACCGCCTGTGCAACATTCACATGTCCATCGTTAAATGTTTCCCCAAGGGAAGGATTGCCGTCATCCTGATGGAGGAATCCGGGGGGCTTTGA
- the gyrA gene encoding DNA gyrase subunit A, with the protein MENNRIKPVDVANELSTSFLDYSMSVIISRALPDVRDGLKPSQRRILYAMKELNLSPGGKTRKCSKIVGDTMGNYHPHGDAAIYGTLVNMAQDWSMRDILVIGQGNFGTPDGDPPAAARYTEAKLSGMGVALIADLDKDTVDFVPTYDNEHTEPTVFPSAFPNLLVNGGTGIAVGMATNMPPHNLGEVVDGICAVIDSPHMTVDELRQFIKGPDFPTGGDILGFSGIDNYFRTGRGSVRIRGKIDIEQTDSGKDLLIIREVPYGVNRAALQERIAELYKDKILTDISGIRDLSDEKTCIEIELKRDARPQVVMNQLYKLTSMETSFSVNMLAIHDNRPKTLAMLDAINFYIEHRREVVVRRTRYLLGDAEKDAERLEAFLLALGHMDDFIRIIRDSKNREEARERLQAYTFTTQTAESLGILIRSQPSVEGDRYIFTERQVNSILDLRLYQLTALENDKISADYMELLVRIKDYLDILANESRVLGIVKDELMTIKDKYATPRVTRIIPFAGDMAIEDLIPNDTMIVTITHSGYIKRTNSAEYRVQARGGKGVKAATTKGAKKDTEADFIEHLFAAQNHDYLMFFTNTGRVYVDRVYEIDEAARSAQGRNIKNLLDLQPEEAIAAILRLERRVDEKGNDITFAEDSGNVVFATKDGTVKKTSLNDFVNYRKAGIIAINLEEGNSLVNAELTTGENEIVLVTHDGMSIRFPESDLRTQGRNTIGVRGIRPRAGDYVVALAIVDPQKTLLVASENGLGKRTSFDEYRTQGRGGTGIKTMNCTDKTGKVVSATVVSDEDELMLMTTAGQSVRIKVATVRETGRATQGVKLMTLNDGEAIQDISIVIPDDDEEEGMEGTEAGEDAADSAEEEPAAEAEASGEE; encoded by the coding sequence ATGGAAAACAATAGAATCAAACCGGTGGACGTAGCCAACGAACTGTCCACCTCCTTCCTGGACTACTCCATGTCCGTCATCATCTCCCGCGCCCTGCCGGACGTGAGAGACGGCCTCAAGCCTTCCCAGCGGCGCATTCTCTACGCCATGAAGGAACTGAACCTCAGCCCGGGCGGGAAGACCCGCAAATGCTCCAAGATCGTGGGGGACACGATGGGTAACTACCACCCGCACGGGGATGCCGCCATTTACGGCACACTGGTGAACATGGCGCAGGACTGGTCCATGCGGGACATCCTGGTCATCGGCCAGGGTAACTTCGGTACTCCGGACGGTGACCCGCCCGCCGCCGCCCGATACACGGAAGCCAAGCTCTCCGGCATGGGGGTCGCCCTGATAGCGGACCTGGACAAGGATACGGTGGACTTCGTTCCCACATACGACAACGAGCATACGGAACCCACCGTCTTCCCTTCCGCCTTCCCCAACCTGCTGGTGAACGGCGGCACCGGGATTGCGGTGGGGATGGCCACCAACATGCCTCCGCACAACCTGGGGGAAGTGGTGGACGGCATCTGCGCCGTAATTGACTCCCCGCACATGACGGTGGATGAACTGCGCCAGTTCATCAAGGGCCCGGACTTTCCCACCGGGGGCGACATTCTCGGCTTCTCCGGCATTGACAACTACTTCCGCACCGGACGCGGTTCCGTGCGCATCCGCGGCAAGATCGACATTGAGCAGACGGATTCCGGCAAGGACCTGCTCATCATCCGGGAAGTGCCTTACGGCGTAAACCGCGCCGCTCTTCAGGAACGCATCGCGGAACTGTACAAGGACAAAATCCTGACGGACATCTCCGGCATCCGCGACCTTTCCGACGAAAAAACCTGCATTGAAATCGAGCTCAAGCGGGACGCCCGTCCGCAGGTGGTCATGAACCAGCTCTACAAGCTCACGTCCATGGAGACCTCCTTCTCCGTGAACATGCTGGCGATTCACGACAACCGTCCCAAGACGCTCGCCATGCTGGACGCCATCAACTTCTACATTGAGCACCGGCGCGAGGTGGTCGTGCGCCGTACGCGCTACTTGCTGGGCGACGCCGAGAAGGACGCCGAACGGCTGGAAGCTTTCCTGCTGGCCCTGGGCCACATGGACGACTTCATCCGCATTATCCGCGACTCCAAAAACAGGGAGGAAGCCCGCGAACGCCTCCAGGCATATACCTTCACCACGCAGACGGCGGAAAGCCTTGGCATCCTGATCCGTTCCCAGCCCTCCGTGGAGGGGGACCGCTACATCTTCACGGAACGCCAGGTAAACTCCATCCTGGACCTGCGCCTGTACCAGTTGACGGCCCTGGAAAACGACAAAATCTCCGCGGACTACATGGAGCTCCTCGTCCGGATCAAGGACTATCTGGACATTCTGGCCAACGAATCCCGCGTGCTGGGCATCGTGAAGGACGAGCTGATGACCATCAAGGACAAATACGCCACGCCGCGCGTCACCCGCATCATCCCGTTCGCCGGCGACATGGCCATTGAAGACCTGATCCCGAACGACACGATGATCGTCACCATCACGCACAGCGGCTACATCAAGCGCACCAACTCCGCGGAATACCGCGTGCAGGCGCGCGGCGGCAAGGGCGTGAAAGCCGCCACTACGAAGGGGGCGAAGAAAGACACGGAAGCGGACTTCATCGAACACCTCTTCGCCGCCCAGAACCACGACTACCTGATGTTCTTCACGAACACCGGGCGCGTGTACGTGGACCGCGTGTACGAAATTGACGAAGCCGCCCGCAGCGCGCAGGGCCGCAACATCAAAAACCTGCTGGACCTTCAGCCGGAAGAAGCCATTGCCGCCATTCTGCGCCTGGAACGCCGGGTGGATGAAAAGGGCAATGACATCACCTTCGCGGAGGACAGCGGCAACGTCGTCTTCGCTACAAAGGACGGTACGGTCAAAAAAACCAGCTTGAACGACTTTGTCAACTACCGGAAGGCGGGTATCATCGCCATCAACCTGGAAGAAGGCAACAGCCTGGTGAATGCGGAACTGACCACCGGGGAAAACGAAATTGTGCTCGTCACCCACGACGGCATGAGCATCCGCTTCCCGGAAAGCGACCTGCGCACGCAGGGCCGCAACACCATCGGCGTCCGCGGCATCCGTCCCCGTGCCGGGGACTATGTGGTGGCCCTCGCCATCGTGGATCCGCAGAAAACCCTGCTGGTGGCCTCTGAAAACGGGCTCGGCAAGCGCACCTCCTTTGACGAATACCGCACACAGGGCCGCGGCGGTACCGGCATCAAGACCATGAATTGCACAGACAAGACCGGTAAGGTGGTATCCGCCACAGTTGTCTCCGATGAGGATGAACTCATGCTGATGACCACAGCGGGGCAGTCCGTCCGCATCAAAGTGGCGACCGTTCGTGAAACGGGCCGTGCCACCCAGGGCGTGAAGCTGATGACTCTGAATGACGGAGAGGCCATCCAGGACATCTCCATCGTCATTCCGGACGATGATGAGGAGGAAGGGATGGAAGGGACCGAAGCCGGGGAGGACGCCGCCGACTCCGCGGAAGAAGAACCCGCCGCTGAAGCGGAAGCCTCCGGAGAAGAATAA